Part of the Cytophagia bacterium CHB2 genome, TCGCTCAGATTGAGCCCGGCGATGAGGCGTTTATATCGGTGCATGTTGGCCTCCGTCACTCAACTACGAATATGATCTGGGGTGGCGCGTTGCGGCGGTGAATCTCACTCATCGCAATGACTGCCGCACGCCGGTTGTGCCGCGTTCCTGGCGAACGATCTTGCGTGCTTGCGGCCGGGGCTCATCCACCAGCCGCCAGGTTTCACCCTCGTCAAGCAAGCGCTTGCGGCGCTTGGCCTCATGGCCCAACATACGCTTGTGGGAATAAGCGCAGCGGTCAATTTCGAGGCCGCGATAATCGAACAGCAGCGCCACATCGTTTCGGTTGCTCCACATCTGCTCGTCCGTCCAGAAGAGATGATCGGGCGGATTATTCAATGCGTTCTGTCCGCTGTGGATG contains:
- a CDS encoding lamin tail domain-containing protein, giving the protein MSKRAPQPTRTGQLAGAKIKIVGVYNQGLQEHIAIVNQGTVAQPLVGWSLIAERGNRRYAFPDDLILRPGMKVFIHSGQNALNNPPDHLFWTDEQMWSNRNDVALLFDYRGLEIDRCAYSHKRMLGHEAKRRKRLLDEGETWRLVDEPRPQARKIVRQERGTTGVRQSLR